The window CTTTTATTGATGGAGTGGTTAGGACAGGCAGGGATTGGCGAAGGAGGAGAGCGTTTTTTTGAGCGTCTCTACGACGGGAATCACTGCGGTGGCAGAGAAATCTAGACGCAGGCCACAGGCGTTGAACAATTGTGGGAGGGGGACAGAGCCTCCTAGGCTTAGGGCGTAGAGGTAGGAATCGAGGGCATCGCGGGGAGATTCGAGATAGTGTTTCCAAAGTTGGAGTGCGCCGAGTTGGGCGATGCCGTATTCGACGTAGTAGAAGGGGTATTCAAAGATGTGGAGTTGGCGATGCCAGGTGGTGGCACGCGCTTCTTCGTAGCCGGTGTAATCTTCGATGCCGCCAAAGCGGTCGAGAAGGGTGAGCCAGGCTTGGCGACGTTCTTTAACGGTGTGCTCGGGATGTGTGTAGATCCAGTGTTGGAAAGCATCTACGGTGGCCATCCAAGGGAAAAATTTAATAATGCCTTCAAGGTGGTCGCGGCGAGCGCGGAGGAAGTCTTCGGTGGTGGCGTAGAAATCTTCTGCATGGGTGAGTGCGATGAGCTCCATGCTCATGGAGGCGACTTCGCAGAATTCAATGGGTGCGGAGCGGTAGGGGTAGAGGCGTTGATGGCGGGAGGCGAGGGTGTGGAAGGCGTGGCCGGCTTCGTGGAGGAGAGTTTCGACGTCGCGTTGGGTGCCGACGGCATTCATGAAAATAAAAGGTAGTCGAGCTTCTTCGAGAGTGGATTGGTAGCCGCCGGGGGCTTTGCCTTTGCGGTTGTCAAGGTCGGTGAGGGAGTGGGTGAGGAGGAGCTGGAAGAATTCGGCTAGGCGGGGATCGAGTTTTTGGAAGAGGCGCAGGGTTTTTTGTTTCAGCTCCTCCGTGTCGTGGAAAGGTCGAATAGGAGGTCGAGAGTGAGGATCGACGGCGAGATCCCAGGGTCGAAGGGAGGGGAGGCGAAGGGCTGCTTGGCGTTCTGCCTGGAGCGATCGGGCAAGGGGGACGAAGTGTTTTTCGATGGCATCGTGAAATTGGAGGCACTCTTGAGGGGTATAGTCGAAGCGTTCATAGGCAGCAAAGGTGTAATCTCGGAAATCCGAGAACTGGGCGGTGTGCGCGATGGCTTTGCGTAGGGTGAGCATGGAGTCGAAGAGGGTTTCGAGTTCATCGGCATATTGGAGACGTGCTTTGGATGCGGCTTCCCATGAGGCTTGGCGTCGAGAGCGATCAGGTTCTTCGAGGATTCGTGAGAGTTGGGGTAGTGTGAGTTCTTGTCCTTCAAACGTTGCGGTGATGGAACCGATGATTTTTTGATATTTTTGGGAGAGTTTGGCAATTTCAGCCTCGCGAGGAACATTGTCTGGGTGAAAAAGCCGGATGGCATTTTGAACGCTGCGGGTAAAGACGGCGTAATATGGGGGGAGCTTTGAGAATAAAGGATGAAGGGTCAGTTGTTTTTTTATTTGGAAATGGATTGGTTTGAGCCAAGGATCTATGACTTCGACAAAATGGAGGTAGAGTCGCTCAGCTTCTGTGTTTGAGGTGTCGCACGTCATAGCGATGTAACGTTCCGTGCGGACTTGATCGAGAGCGGAGAAGACTTCGCTATAGAAATCAAACCATGACTCGAGCTCAGACAAGGTCTGAGCATGTGAAAGCTGGTCTTGGAGTTTTTTTAGAATGGGCTCTAGTGAGGAGATCGAGGTGAGATCACAGTCTGGGCTGAGGAATAGCCTTGGACGATAGGGTTGTAGCGAAGGGGGCATGATAGGAATAGGAATTAGGCAGAGGGAGATTGATGAGCGTATTGCTTTAAAATTTCGAGGTCGACAAATTCCGTCACGGAGAGATGGGTGGCTTCCAGAATGATGGGCGGTGCAACTTTGGCTTCGAGGGCCTCTATCCAGCGCATCAGGCAGATACACCACCGATCGCCGGGTTTAAGGCCGGGAAAACGAAACTCGGGGCGCGGTGTGGTGAGGTCATTTCCGCGTGATGCGGTGAATTTCAGAAATTCTTCAGTCATCACTGCACACACTGTGTGCATGCCGTGGTCAAATGGGGCTTGGCAGCAATAGCCATCGCGTAGATAACCTGTGAGGGGGTCGGTAGAGCAGGTAACAAGTGGGGTGCCAAGGACATTTTTCTGCGCCATGGGGTTAATTAGTGAGAGATTATTTTTTTTGCAACCCGGTGGCTGTGATGACGGAGGATTCTTGATATTCGTAGTCGGTATTGACTTCCCAGAGATTGTGTTTGGTGCCAAGGTGAATGTTTTCAGCAGCGAGGATGCCCATGAGAATGCTGTGGTCTTGGTTGTTGTATTTGAAGGCGCCGTAGCGGCCGATGACGTGAAGATTACGGATGGAAGAGAGATAATCTTCTATGGGCTTAAGTTTCTTGCGGTAGCCGCGCTCGTATACGGGGTAGCAACGTTTAATTCGATAAACGTAGCCAGCGGTCACTGGGGCTTGGCGGTTGAGGCCAGTGCGGGCTAGTTCTTGTTTGGCAGTTTGAATTAAGTTTTCGTCGGGACTTGTCCAAATGGGATCTTGATCGTAGCACCAATATTCGAGGGCTAGAATGGTGTGGTGGGTATTATTAAGCAAAGTGGGAGACCAGTTGCGGAAGTTGGTGATGCGTCCGACGCCGAGGTCAGGAGAGTGAATGTAGAGCCAGTTGTCGGGGAAGAGTTTTTCTGACTCGACTCGTAGGTAGACGATGATGGTGTTGCGGTATTTGAGTTGTTCGGCTGCTGTTTTGATTTCTTGTGGCACGTGGGTTAGTCGGGCAACCATTAAAGAAAGTGGCATGGTGGAGATGATGTGGTCGTAGGATCGAGTGGAGCCATCTTCGAGTGTAATGCCGGTGGCATAGAGCGCGTCAGGT of the Candidatus Methylacidiphilales bacterium genome contains:
- a CDS encoding M3 family oligoendopeptidase, giving the protein MPPSLQPYRPRLFLSPDCDLTSISSLEPILKKLQDQLSHAQTLSELESWFDFYSEVFSALDQVRTERYIAMTCDTSNTEAERLYLHFVEVIDPWLKPIHFQIKKQLTLHPLFSKLPPYYAVFTRSVQNAIRLFHPDNVPREAEIAKLSQKYQKIIGSITATFEGQELTLPQLSRILEEPDRSRRQASWEAASKARLQYADELETLFDSMLTLRKAIAHTAQFSDFRDYTFAAYERFDYTPQECLQFHDAIEKHFVPLARSLQAERQAALRLPSLRPWDLAVDPHSRPPIRPFHDTEELKQKTLRLFQKLDPRLAEFFQLLLTHSLTDLDNRKGKAPGGYQSTLEEARLPFIFMNAVGTQRDVETLLHEAGHAFHTLASRHQRLYPYRSAPIEFCEVASMSMELIALTHAEDFYATTEDFLRARRDHLEGIIKFFPWMATVDAFQHWIYTHPEHTVKERRQAWLTLLDRFGGIEDYTGYEEARATTWHRQLHIFEYPFYYVEYGIAQLGALQLWKHYLESPRDALDSYLYALSLGGSVPLPQLFNACGLRLDFSATAVIPVVETLKKTLSSFANPCLS
- a CDS encoding DUF2237 domain-containing protein, which translates into the protein MAQKNVLGTPLVTCSTDPLTGYLRDGYCCQAPFDHGMHTVCAVMTEEFLKFTASRGNDLTTPRPEFRFPGLKPGDRWCICLMRWIEALEAKVAPPIILEATHLSVTEFVDLEILKQYAHQSPSA
- a CDS encoding FAD-dependent oxidoreductase, giving the protein DYDMVDRLTRIYYKKRFFYYPLKPLDALIKLGCIEAVRCLMSYIKVRLFPLQDTSTFENWVTNRFGRRLFEIFFKTYSEKLWGISCQELDADFAAQRIKKLSLYEAIKNALLGGKGNQHKTLVDQFAYPHGGTGVIYERMAQAIRNRGGAIFLNTPVYSVQTENKPDALYATGITLEDGSTRSYDHIISTMPLSLMVARLTHVPQEIKTAAEQLKYRNTIIVYLRVESEKLFPDNWLYIHSPDLGVGRITNFRNWSPTLLNNTHHTILALEYWCYDQDPIWTSPDENLIQTAKQELARTGLNRQAPVTAGYVYRIKRCYPVYERGYRKKLKPIEDYLSSIRNLHVIGRYGAFKYNNQDHSILMGILAAENIHLGTKHNLWEVNTDYEYQESSVITATGLQKK